The following is a genomic window from Desulfomonilia bacterium.
GGAATCAGGGTTTTAGTGCTGGGCTCAAAATCAGCCGCATCCACCGGAGGGCTGTTCTATGTATCAGAACTCCAGGAAAGTGTGCGTAAGGTTCTTGAAATTGTCGGATTTCTCCCATTAATCGATGTCTTCGCCGAAGTATCTCAGGCAAAAGACGCCGCCGTCAAAAAGCTTTCGTAACTTTGATATCAGGGGGGGGAAATAAATACCGGTAAAGAGAGATGTTGAATAATATTACAAAAAGCCTTACCACCAAGCTGGTAATACAGATCTCCAGTACGGTTCTTATTATTTATTCAATCGTGTTCGCATATAATTATTTTGAATCCAGGAAACAGATTTCCGCTTACGCTGAAATGCATTGCAGGGAGGTCGCAGACAGTACGGCAAACCTCATCATATCGACCATGCATGATGCAGAAAAGGCCGGTATGGATTCGATACCGGTTTTGCTGCAGAAAATAAACGATAAGGCGCTCATAACAACTCTGATTGAAATGATCGTCAGGCAGAATCAGCAGCTTGAAGGCGCACTTCTTATTACTGGTGATCCAGACAGAGCCGATACGCTTTCAGAAATACACTTTCACAGAACTCCACGTGGCATTAAAATGGCATCCGTTGATGCGCTTGAAAAAGACTCCATTTATTTAAAACTGTATGAGACCTCAAAAAAATCACTAAATCCTTTCTGGAGCAGGCCCGTTATAGAGCCCGAACTCAGTTATCCCATGGTGGTTTTTACGATACCGATATTGGATATACATGATGAAAATAATGAGTTCAAAGGCGCATTTCTTATCAAGGTTTCACTCCTGAACATTGCCGAAACCATATCAACAGTCAAAGTGTTCAACACAGGGTACTGTTTCATCATATCAGGCGACGGCACATTAATAGCCCATCCGTTTGTCGACAAAATCGGACGCGAAACCATTTTCCAGCTTGCAAAGGAATATAACAACCCGTCGGTTGCAAATATAGGGACACAAATGATCAGTGGTGAAACAGGATTTTCAGTATTCAAAAGCATCATTTTGAAAGAAAGCAGTTTTATATATTATATCCCAATCACAGAATATAACTGGTCACTGGCCGTTCTCTGCGCCGAATCCGACATGTTCAGCGGCATGGATGAGCTTTCGAGACGTCTTATCGCGCTTTCTCTGGGAGGGCTGCTGATACTTCTCATATTTGTTGCATTTATATCAGGCAGGATAACCAGGCCGCTCAGAAGCCTGGCAGTTGCGGCCAGGGCGATAGGCAAGGGAAATCTGGACTATGACATTCCCAGGACAAACATAAAGGATGAGGTGGGCGTCCTTACGAACGTATTTTCGGATATGTTGGAATCATTAAAAAAATACATAGTAAAACTTACTGAAACAACTTCTGCGAAAGAACGCATTGAAAACGAGTTGCAGATTGCACATGATGTTCAGATGAGCATCCTCCCAATGCTCGATTCCATACCGAAATCAAGTGAATTCGATCTGTTCGCCCTTATGTCTCCAGCCAGGGAAGTCGGCGGTGACATGTATGATTTTTTCATGAGTGATGAAAATTCATTGTGGCTTATTATTGGTGACGTCTCCGGGAAAGGAATACCTGCGGCATTTTATATGGCGCTTACGAAAACCATGCTTCACATGTCATCACTTTCGAATTCAACCCCCGGTGAAGTTCTGACAACGGTAAATAATGAAATCTGCAGGAACAACCCCTATTCAATGTTCATAACGATTTTCATAGCCCGCCTGAATCTAAGGACCGGGGTACTTCTATACTCGAATGCAGGTCATAATCCGCCCGTTATCATACATAAAAATGGCGGTCTCTCATTTATGGACGAAAGAATCGGCCCTGCCTGCGGAATGTCGCCAGGGATAAAATACGGAACCAGAAGGACCAGATTTTCAAAGGAGGCAACACTTTTCATGTTTACAGACGGCGTAACGGAAAGCATTAACGGTTCCGGATGCCTGTTTACTGATGAAAAACTTAACGAAGTTTTATTGAGTGCTGCCGACATGAGCCCGCGTGAGATTATTTCACGGACAATGCAAACGATAGAGGCTTTTGCTAAAGATATGCCGCAAAATGATGATATTACATTGCTGGCTCTTAAGTATCACGGGATGAGATCCGAAACTTCACATATAAAAAACGCCCATATCTATGTTGAAAATAAACCGGACAACATCGACAGGATCCATGCATTCATAACCGATTTCAGCAACTCATGCGGCATAAAGGAATCTATCATAAATGACCTTAATCTTATTTTCGAAGAGCTTTTCATAAACATTTGCAATTATGCATATTCAGACGGCAGAACTCACCATGTTTACCTTTCTCTGAGTTTTGACGGTGCGGAGATCACGTTTTCGATAGAGGATGACGGCATCCGGTTTGATCCTCTGGCATATATTCCGCAGCCGTATTCGGCATCCATTGAAGACATCAAGATCGGCGGCCAGGGAATCAGGCTTGTTGTAAGCCTCTCTGATTCGATCAGCTATGAGTATAAAGATGGAAAAAACATAATTACCGGGAAAAAAATTATTTGATCGGCAAAATTTTATTCCAGCTATATCAGGTATGACCGAAGAAAAAAGCAGGTGGAAACAGTAAACGGGACGGCCTGAAGGCCGTCCCGGTCTTCATCAGACTTTGACGACGTTCGAAGCCTGGGGGCCTTTCTGCCCCTGGACCACATCATACTTGACCTTGTCACCTTCCTGGAGCGTTTTGAAACCATCCTGTTTGAGTGATGAGAAATGAACAAATACATCCGTTCCATCATCCTGTGTTATAAACCCAAAACCCTTTTTCTCATTAAACCATTTCACTGTTCCCTGCGCCATTAATACACCTCCGTTTAACGACCCCTAAGCCTGGCAAAGCATCAAGGCCTTTTGTTTTGTTTCTGGAACACGATTAGCTAACGAAACCTCGGAAAAAACTTCTTATTGGTTTTACCATGTTTCATGCCGATAATCCTTCCAGTTGAAGAATAATAAAAAGCAACTGCATTTTAAAGTCAAGCTAAATGAAGAAGGACAAATAAATTTTACAGTGTACACTTTTTATGCAAGAATATACCGGATGAATTTCAAGCTTGTATCAGACTATAAACCCAGCGGTGATCAGCCCGGGGCAATCGATTCCTTATGCGAAGGCATAGAAAAAGGAGTACGTGACCAGGTGCTTCTCGGCGTGACGGGTTCAGGCAAAACATTCACCATGGCCTGCGTAATAGAGCGCATGAAGAGACCTGCACTTGTTATCGCACCCAACAAGATACTGGTGGCGCAGCTATACGGTGAATTCAGGGAGCTGTTTCCAGATAACGCGGTCGAATATTTTGTAAGTTACTATGATTATTATCAGCCCGAGGCATATGTACCGTCCCGGGATCTTTATATAGAAAAGGATTCGGACGTTAACGAGGATATAGACAAGTTAAGGCACAGGGCCACACGCGCGCTTTTCGAACGCGAGGATTGCATCATCGTGGCGTCCGTTTCATGCATCTACGGCCTGGGCTCTCCGGAGGCTTATTCCGGGATGTTGCTCTTTCTTGAACAGGGCCGGGAGGAAGGCCGCGACAATATCTTGAAAAAGCTTGTCGAAATTCAATACGAAAGGGGTGATTTCGATTTTCACCGCGGTTCATTCAGAGTACGCGGCGATACGATAGACATATATCCGGTTCATGAAGAGGAAAAAGCCGTCAGGGTGGAGCTCTTCGGCGATGTCATAGAAACCATATGGGAGATCGATGCGCTCAAAGGTTCTAAAATCAGGAAGCTTTCACATTTCCCGATATATCCTGCCTCTCACTATGTCACACCGGAAAGCCAGATGAAGAATGCGATAGCCACGATCAAGGAAGAGCTTGCCGACAGGCTCGATTTCTTCAGGTCAGAAAACAGGCTGGTGGAAGCACAGAGACTTGAAGAACGCACGCGCTATGACCTCGAACTGCTTATGGAGACGGGCATATGCAAGGGAATTGAAAATTATTCCCGCCATCTTACAGGAAGGAAAGAGGGTGAACCGCCACCTACTCTCATGGATTATCTACCCAGGCACAGCCTTGTATTTCTTGATGAATCTCATGTCGGCGTCCCTCAACTGATAGGCATGTACAGAGGCGACCACAGGAGAAAAGCCACACTCGTTGACTATGGTTTCAGGCTCCCCTCCGCTCTGGACAACAGGCCGCTCAGGTTCGACGAGTTCAACGCCCTTGTTAATAAGATCATTTATGTCTCGGCAACACCCGGCGAATATGAACTCAAGCAGACAAAAGGGCAGTTTACCGAACAGGTGGTAAGGCCAACCGGGCTTGTCGATCCCGAAATAGAAGTCAGGAAGGCCTCCACTCAGATTGACGACCTTCGTGCCGAGATAGAAAAGGTAACTGCCCGCGGAGGCAGAGTCCTTGTTACAACTCTCACCAAGCGGATGTCCGAGGAGCTGACCGATTATCTCGTCAATCTCGACGTGAAAGCGAAATACATGCACTCGGACATTGACACCCTTGAAAGGATCGAACTGGTGAACGGCCTGCGCGAAGGAAAATTCGACGTGCTTGTAGGCATCAACCTCCTTCGTGAAGGGTTGGATCTTCCCGAGGTCGAGCTTGTGGCAATCCTTGATGCGGACAAGGAAGGCTTCCTGCGTTCGGAACGTTCACTGGTGCAGACTTCCGGCAGGGCCTCCAGAAACATAAACGGCCGAGTCATATTCTATGCCGACAGGATCACCGGTTCCATGGAAAGGGCCATGAACGAGACAAAGCGCCGCCGCGATAAGCAGCTTCTTTATAATAAAGAGCACGGCATAACTCCGAAGAGCATTCAGAAAAACATACGCGATATCCTTTCTTCAATTTATGAGCGCGACTATGCCGACATGAGCGCCGAGGTCAAAACATCACAGGGCACAATCAACATAAGACAGATCGAGAAGACCATAAAACAGCTGGAAAAGAATATGACCGAAGCGGCCAGAGCTCTCAGATTCGAAGAGGCGGCTGAATTCCGCGATGAAATAAAAAGATTAAAGCGCATCAGGCTTGCGGTCGAAGATTAATCTATGATGACATGTCCTCTTTCCGGTTACCGGATAATAAAAACAGGCGATACAACAATCATTGTAAAAGAATATCTTCCTGAAAATATCATCCCGGCATCAGGCCCCATAGGCAGGCCGTCGTCCATGACAGGCCGGGGCAACATGCGGTTGCTGGGCGATGACATGATCGTCAGGGAGCTGGTGCACGGAGGTTTGTTCGGAAAGGTCACTGGAAGACTATTTCTCAGCAAATCAAGGAGCGTGAGAGAACTCAGGATCAGCAATTATCTGATAGGAAACGGCATACGCACACCCGAGATACCTGCCGTCAGATTTATCAGAAGCGGGATATTCTATTCAATCGATGTCATTTCCCGGCTTGTGCCTAATTCCATCGACCTCCTCACATGGCTTGAGAAATTCAGGGCCGAGCAGAAAGGAGAAGTCTTGAGGTTTGCGCAAAATAACTGGCAGGACAATCTTTTCACAACGATTTTTCATGAAACAGGCTCCCTTGTCCGCAGGATGCACGATCTGGGCGTCTGGCATGCGGACCTGCACCTTAAGAACATACTGCTGGACGAACATATGAATCCGTGGATTATCGACCTGGACAAAGCCTTGCATCTGCCCGTACTCCCGGGTTTCATGCGGCGGATGAACCTCAATCGCTTTTTCCGCTCATGCAAAAAATGGACTGGCAAGGGAATGATAAACCTGCTGCCGGATTATAGAACAATTTTCCTTGACGGATATAACAGCTGAACTACAGCTATATGATATTTTATTTCCCAGACAGTGTAATTTTCAGTCTGCCAAACCCTTCTGAATCCTCTTCTTTATCGTCTGCCAGCTGTGGGTGAAGAGGAAGCTGTCACGGTAGCAGGCCATAAGCCTTTTGAACACGGAATATGGAATTGAAAACGTAAGTTCATCGGGCGCCATGAAGGGCCTCGCCGACGGGTCAAAACCTGCTATGACCGCGCGTTCTCTACCTTCCTCGAGATTGCGTTTCACCCATGTATACACGCCCGCACAACCTGCCCCGAACGGCGCGATAATGCTGTTGCTTTCGCCTGTCTCAAACTGCACCAGCGTGAAAAGTCCTGAAAGGACATCCGGCGTTTCAAAGAAGACCACAACCTCGGGTGAATCGCTTTCATCGAGCATGTCAAGGGGCTTGAATACCCTATAAGGCAGGGGATCGGCTTTTAGCGCAACCAGTTCGAGATATTGCCTCACAATATCCGGGGACTTGCAGTAGCGTTCTCCCTCGAATACGCCTTCCATGCCGGTTGAAACAAATGCGGGTATGAAATCGCTGACAGCGCCTTCGAGGTTCATATAAACCCTGCCGCCAGGGCACAGACTGTCATGATTCATGGATACCGCGGGTAATCTCTTTTTTCTTGCAAGTCTGAGTACTCCTATAACGCACCTTGAGTTTTTCGGGGTAAGCGCCCCTTCGGGAACAACATCCGAACTGAACACTGCAAACGGCATTTCCCTAAGAGACAGGGCCTCGGCGAATTCCTTTAATTCCCCTGGATTTATAAGGTTTGCCATAAGATGTTTTCTTTAAGCTTTGACTTGCTGCAAAGTTCTATAATGGAAGCCCTTAAAACATCAAGCAGTTCTTCCTTGTTTTCCAGAGAATATAAAGAAGCATCGATCGGTTTGCCTACATTGACCTTGACTTCTTTGCCGAGATAAAAATCCCATGTCTTTGGCTGAAGTATTTCGGCCGCTCCGACGATTCCTACCGGAATTATT
Proteins encoded in this region:
- a CDS encoding DUF169 domain-containing protein, which gives rise to MANLINPGELKEFAEALSLREMPFAVFSSDVVPEGALTPKNSRCVIGVLRLARKKRLPAVSMNHDSLCPGGRVYMNLEGAVSDFIPAFVSTGMEGVFEGERYCKSPDIVRQYLELVALKADPLPYRVFKPLDMLDESDSPEVVVFFETPDVLSGLFTLVQFETGESNSIIAPFGAGCAGVYTWVKRNLEEGRERAVIAGFDPSARPFMAPDELTFSIPYSVFKRLMACYRDSFLFTHSWQTIKKRIQKGLAD
- the uvrB gene encoding excinuclease ABC subunit UvrB, yielding MNFKLVSDYKPSGDQPGAIDSLCEGIEKGVRDQVLLGVTGSGKTFTMACVIERMKRPALVIAPNKILVAQLYGEFRELFPDNAVEYFVSYYDYYQPEAYVPSRDLYIEKDSDVNEDIDKLRHRATRALFEREDCIIVASVSCIYGLGSPEAYSGMLLFLEQGREEGRDNILKKLVEIQYERGDFDFHRGSFRVRGDTIDIYPVHEEEKAVRVELFGDVIETIWEIDALKGSKIRKLSHFPIYPASHYVTPESQMKNAIATIKEELADRLDFFRSENRLVEAQRLEERTRYDLELLMETGICKGIENYSRHLTGRKEGEPPPTLMDYLPRHSLVFLDESHVGVPQLIGMYRGDHRRKATLVDYGFRLPSALDNRPLRFDEFNALVNKIIYVSATPGEYELKQTKGQFTEQVVRPTGLVDPEIEVRKASTQIDDLRAEIEKVTARGGRVLVTTLTKRMSEELTDYLVNLDVKAKYMHSDIDTLERIELVNGLREGKFDVLVGINLLREGLDLPEVELVAILDADKEGFLRSERSLVQTSGRASRNINGRVIFYADRITGSMERAMNETKRRRDKQLLYNKEHGITPKSIQKNIRDILSSIYERDYADMSAEVKTSQGTINIRQIEKTIKQLEKNMTEAARALRFEEAAEFRDEIKRLKRIRLAVED
- a CDS encoding lipopolysaccharide kinase InaA family protein, with the translated sequence MMTCPLSGYRIIKTGDTTIIVKEYLPENIIPASGPIGRPSSMTGRGNMRLLGDDMIVRELVHGGLFGKVTGRLFLSKSRSVRELRISNYLIGNGIRTPEIPAVRFIRSGIFYSIDVISRLVPNSIDLLTWLEKFRAEQKGEVLRFAQNNWQDNLFTTIFHETGSLVRRMHDLGVWHADLHLKNILLDEHMNPWIIDLDKALHLPVLPGFMRRMNLNRFFRSCKKWTGKGMINLLPDYRTIFLDGYNS
- a CDS encoding SpoIIE family protein phosphatase — its product is MNNITKSLTTKLVIQISSTVLIIYSIVFAYNYFESRKQISAYAEMHCREVADSTANLIISTMHDAEKAGMDSIPVLLQKINDKALITTLIEMIVRQNQQLEGALLITGDPDRADTLSEIHFHRTPRGIKMASVDALEKDSIYLKLYETSKKSLNPFWSRPVIEPELSYPMVVFTIPILDIHDENNEFKGAFLIKVSLLNIAETISTVKVFNTGYCFIISGDGTLIAHPFVDKIGRETIFQLAKEYNNPSVANIGTQMISGETGFSVFKSIILKESSFIYYIPITEYNWSLAVLCAESDMFSGMDELSRRLIALSLGGLLILLIFVAFISGRITRPLRSLAVAARAIGKGNLDYDIPRTNIKDEVGVLTNVFSDMLESLKKYIVKLTETTSAKERIENELQIAHDVQMSILPMLDSIPKSSEFDLFALMSPAREVGGDMYDFFMSDENSLWLIIGDVSGKGIPAAFYMALTKTMLHMSSLSNSTPGEVLTTVNNEICRNNPYSMFITIFIARLNLRTGVLLYSNAGHNPPVIIHKNGGLSFMDERIGPACGMSPGIKYGTRRTRFSKEATLFMFTDGVTESINGSGCLFTDEKLNEVLLSAADMSPREIISRTMQTIEAFAKDMPQNDDITLLALKYHGMRSETSHIKNAHIYVENKPDNIDRIHAFITDFSNSCGIKESIINDLNLIFEELFINICNYAYSDGRTHHVYLSLSFDGAEITFSIEDDGIRFDPLAYIPQPYSASIEDIKIGGQGIRLVVSLSDSISYEYKDGKNIITGKKII
- a CDS encoding STAS domain-containing protein, yielding MEISIENLSPRIRVLSVKGRVDALSAPEMEKAVTNSFAEPGSGCILNLSGVDYMSSAGIRVLVLGSKSAASTGGLFYVSELQESVRKVLEIVGFLPLIDVFAEVSQAKDAAVKKLS
- a CDS encoding cold-shock protein, which translates into the protein MAQGTVKWFNEKKGFGFITQDDGTDVFVHFSSLKQDGFKTLQEGDKVKYDVVQGQKGPQASNVVKV